In one window of Chloroflexota bacterium DNA:
- a CDS encoding CPBP family intramembrane metalloprotease, with translation MNIKLFIQRHQLASYFVLAYGITWGSVLGFLASKGFRFDAIQMQDALVIFFWMIAGPSTSSLVLNALLDGRTGLRALWTRETHWRVSVRWWAIALLTIPVLILVILAVLSIVVAPAFAPGFQIFGLVIGLLAGGFEEIGWTGFAAPRLLKRHNALKAGFILGVAWALWHMLADFSGNITGMGSTGWLLWFTVYWLLCLPAYRMLMTWVYTKTQSLLVAQLMHASYTGWLATLSPATTSFSQNLVWQILFAASLWAMVAVVAVVERRKQNIKRVFQPLRRKNPRQ, from the coding sequence ATGAACATCAAACTTTTTATTCAACGCCATCAACTCGCGAGTTATTTCGTTCTTGCTTACGGCATCACCTGGGGCAGCGTCCTGGGCTTCCTTGCCTCAAAAGGATTTCGATTTGACGCGATCCAAATGCAAGATGCGCTCGTCATTTTCTTTTGGATGATTGCGGGACCCAGCACGAGCAGTCTCGTTTTGAACGCGCTGCTCGATGGACGCACAGGACTGCGCGCATTGTGGACGCGCGAGACACACTGGCGAGTGAGTGTTCGGTGGTGGGCAATCGCACTGTTGACAATTCCCGTGCTCATCTTGGTGATCTTGGCAGTGTTGAGCATCGTCGTCGCGCCAGCGTTTGCGCCTGGTTTCCAAATCTTCGGCTTGGTGATCGGGCTGTTGGCGGGTGGCTTTGAAGAAATTGGTTGGACGGGATTCGCGGCGCCGCGGTTGTTGAAGAGACACAACGCGCTAAAAGCTGGGTTCATCCTGGGTGTGGCGTGGGCGCTCTGGCACATGCTTGCCGATTTCTCCGGCAATATCACCGGGATGGGAAGCACAGGATGGTTGTTGTGGTTCACCGTTTATTGGCTATTGTGCTTGCCCGCGTACCGCATGTTGATGACCTGGGTTTACACCAAGACCCAGAGTCTGCTCGTGGCGCAACTCATGCACGCCAGTTACACCGGCTGGCTGGCGACGCTCAGTCCCGCCACAACCTCGTTTAGCCAGAACTTGGTGTGGCAGATCCTCTTTGCGGCGAGCTTGTGGGCGATGGTTGCGGTCGTCGCCGTGGTGGAGCGGCGAAAGCAAAATATAAAGCGAGTGTTTCAGCCATTGCGCAGGAAAAACCCTAGACAGTAG
- a CDS encoding cellulase family glycosylhydrolase, with protein sequence MIVVKRFFSIAIGAALTLVLVVFLARDSINQTLADWTGEEEIEYQLKALGYLAVSLTQPAPDTAPFAPMKYADVNPFGINTFLEQEVEETKLRQSLQMIRDAGFKWIRQEFPWEDIEKPLKGQFYDVLYKKVTWEKYDRIVDLAHEYGIEVIARLDHPPAWTRKDGRARGDFAPPDNYDDYGDFVAAVVARYRGKIRFYQLWNEPNIYPEWGEQEVNARDFTRLLKIGYTRVKTTDPSAVVICAGLAQTVDESGRNMSELVFLQEMYDAGARGYFDILAVQDYGLWSGPGDRRIGYDQINFSRPIMVREIMVKNGDANTPIWVMETGWNAQPADFKDAPFGRVSEARQALYAPKGYERAKNEWPWMGTLMYWFWKRADEREKSQSFYYFRMVDPDFTTRPVYNSMREYIPTARYVPMGFRSTSHWAMDWRGDWETVRDERAYFGEYRIGKQGNEGNKGTGKQDDEISFVFRGTDLDLVVTQNPYSGAVRVQVDDAPAREIELWRTDPGVGGRIALARDLDDGAHRVTITVTRAPVAINGFVIQRGWAWAIKRVAMIALLCGAIVGMFAFLRGRR encoded by the coding sequence ATGATTGTCGTGAAACGATTCTTTTCAATCGCGATCGGCGCCGCGCTCACCCTCGTCCTCGTTGTTTTCCTCGCGCGTGATTCAATTAACCAAACGCTCGCCGACTGGACTGGCGAAGAAGAAATCGAATATCAACTCAAGGCGCTTGGCTATCTCGCGGTCTCGCTCACGCAACCCGCGCCCGATACCGCGCCGTTCGCACCGATGAAATACGCGGACGTGAATCCGTTCGGCATCAACACGTTCCTCGAACAAGAAGTGGAAGAAACCAAGCTGCGCCAATCGTTGCAGATGATTCGCGATGCCGGGTTCAAGTGGATTCGCCAAGAGTTTCCGTGGGAAGATATCGAAAAGCCGCTCAAGGGTCAGTTCTACGATGTGCTGTACAAAAAAGTGACCTGGGAAAAGTACGATCGCATCGTTGACCTCGCGCACGAGTACGGCATCGAGGTGATCGCGCGGCTCGATCATCCGCCGGCGTGGACGCGCAAGGACGGTCGCGCGCGCGGCGATTTTGCGCCGCCGGACAATTACGACGATTATGGCGATTTCGTCGCGGCGGTCGTCGCGCGCTATCGCGGCAAAATTCGTTTCTATCAACTGTGGAACGAGCCGAACATTTATCCGGAATGGGGCGAGCAAGAGGTCAACGCGCGCGATTTCACGCGGCTGTTGAAAATCGGTTACACAAGAGTCAAAACGACCGATCCGAGCGCGGTTGTCATTTGCGCCGGTCTCGCGCAAACGGTGGACGAGAGCGGGCGCAATATGAGCGAACTCGTTTTTCTGCAAGAGATGTACGACGCCGGTGCGCGCGGCTATTTCGATATTCTCGCGGTGCAGGATTACGGCTTGTGGTCGGGTCCCGGCGACCGGCGCATTGGGTACGATCAAATCAATTTTTCGCGACCGATCATGGTGCGCGAGATCATGGTCAAGAACGGCGATGCGAACACGCCCATCTGGGTGATGGAGACCGGCTGGAACGCGCAACCGGCTGATTTCAAGGACGCGCCGTTCGGTCGCGTGAGCGAAGCGCGGCAGGCGCTCTACGCGCCCAAGGGATACGAGCGCGCGAAAAACGAATGGCCCTGGATGGGCACGCTGATGTACTGGTTCTGGAAGCGCGCGGACGAACGCGAAAAGAGCCAATCGTTCTATTATTTCCGGATGGTGGATCCGGATTTCACTACGCGCCCGGTGTACAACTCGATGCGCGAGTACATCCCGACCGCGCGGTACGTGCCGATGGGTTTTCGCTCGACGAGTCACTGGGCGATGGATTGGCGCGGTGACTGGGAGACGGTGCGCGATGAGCGCGCGTACTTTGGGGAATATAGGATAGGGAAACAGGGAAATGAGGGAAATAAGGGAACTGGGAAACAGGATGATGAGATTAGTTTTGTTTTTCGCGGGACTGATCTGGATTTGGTTGTGACGCAAAATCCGTACAGCGGCGCGGTGCGTGTGCAGGTGGATGATGCGCCCGCGCGCGAGATTGAACTGTGGCGCACCGACCCAGGTGTGGGCGGGCGCATCGCGCTCGCGCGTGACTTGGATGACGGCGCGCATCGCGTGACGATTACGGTAACACGCGCGCCGGTCGCGATCAACGGTTTTGTGATTCAGCGTGGGTGGGCGTGGGCAATTAAAAGAGTTGCGATGATTGCATTGTTGTGCGGTGCGATAGTTGGCATGTTCGCATTTCTCCGAGGTAGAAGATGA
- a CDS encoding SUMF1/EgtB/PvdO family nonheme iron enzyme codes for MNQKSLLTTATEIAGIIGVVLAYLAFANQTGWWPFDPRATPTPSFSASAAMPTAVSTLAPTNTLRPTATFTPEPTETPRPTATLAPRPTETPRPSATPTPGIGSTQLAPIDGATMVYVPAGEFTMGGNDNGDEKPPHPVYLDAFWMDKHEVTNALYKKCVDAGKCSAPSERNSYTRESYYGDARYDNFPVIYVSWSAASAYCAWAGRRLPTEAEWEKAARGPAASAGDRRIYPWGNTFDKNLLNSSEGGKGDTTAVDSYPNGASPYGALNLAGNVWEWVADWYDPNYYSNAPRNNPKGPDAGQQRVLRGGSWYYNQFSVRAAVRYIYLPDSGSFLVGFRCAQ; via the coding sequence ATGAATCAAAAATCTCTTTTGACAACGGCAACTGAAATTGCCGGGATTATAGGTGTAGTTCTTGCTTATCTCGCGTTTGCAAACCAAACCGGATGGTGGCCCTTTGATCCCAGGGCAACCCCGACACCGAGTTTTTCAGCGAGTGCGGCGATGCCGACGGCTGTTTCAACTCTCGCGCCAACGAATACGTTGCGTCCGACTGCGACCTTCACACCCGAACCAACCGAGACACCGCGTCCGACCGCGACCTTGGCACCTAGACCAACCGAGACGCCGCGTCCATCTGCGACGCCCACACCTGGGATCGGGTCAACCCAACTTGCACCGATTGATGGCGCGACGATGGTGTATGTGCCGGCGGGTGAATTCACAATGGGCGGCAATGACAACGGCGACGAAAAACCACCGCACCCCGTTTACCTCGACGCGTTTTGGATGGACAAGCATGAAGTGACCAACGCGCTTTACAAAAAGTGTGTGGACGCGGGAAAATGTTCTGCGCCATCCGAAAGAAACTCGTACACGCGCGAATCATACTATGGCGATGCGCGCTACGATAACTTTCCGGTGATTTACGTTTCGTGGAGCGCCGCCAGCGCGTACTGCGCGTGGGCGGGCAGACGTTTGCCGACTGAAGCCGAATGGGAAAAAGCGGCGCGTGGTCCTGCGGCAAGCGCCGGAGACCGGCGGATTTATCCGTGGGGCAATACGTTCGACAAAAATCTGCTCAACTCATCGGAGGGAGGCAAGGGCGACACAACGGCGGTGGACAGTTATCCAAATGGGGCGAGTCCATACGGCGCGCTGAATCTGGCGGGCAATGTGTGGGAATGGGTCGCGGATTGGTACGATCCAAATTATTATTCCAACGCGCCGCGTAACAATCCCAAGGGACCCGATGCAGGACAGCAGCGCGTTTTGCGTGGCGGGTCGTGGTATTACAATCAGTTCAGTGTGCGCGCCGCCGTTCGCTACATCTACTTGCCTGATTCCGGTAGTTTCCTGGTTGGTTTTCGTTGCGCCCAGTAG
- a CDS encoding retroviral-like aspartic protease family protein: MRVHYNARYTPAIPILQASFGYGNAGRLPETFEAIVDTGADATIVPEDIARRLRASPLNPAHLETQWGDVHPVTMYLLDIQIGEVNLPSVVVAGDPESDEIILGRNVLNKLALFLDGPAQQTDVLDDTMVNRLRHRRQ, encoded by the coding sequence ATGCGTGTTCATTACAACGCACGATACACGCCCGCGATTCCGATTCTCCAAGCATCTTTTGGATATGGCAACGCGGGTCGTCTACCGGAAACCTTCGAGGCGATTGTGGATACTGGCGCGGACGCAACGATCGTGCCGGAGGATATCGCGCGTCGTCTCAGAGCATCACCCCTCAACCCGGCGCATCTCGAAACGCAGTGGGGCGATGTTCACCCAGTCACAATGTATTTGCTCGATATTCAAATCGGTGAAGTGAATTTGCCGAGCGTCGTTGTCGCAGGCGATCCCGAATCAGACGAAATCATCCTGGGTCGCAACGTGCTCAATAAACTCGCGTTGTTCCTCGACGGTCCGGCGCAACAAACCGATGTGTTGGACGATACAATGGTAAATCGTTTGCGTCACCGGCGACAGTAA
- a CDS encoding glycosyltransferase family 39 protein — MLALFLKHKNQFWLYVALLVALALRAYRLDAQSLWNDEGTSVALSALSLDAIIAGAARDIHPPLYYFLLHFWMPFVGNTEYAVRFLSVIAGVVTVALVFRIAYSFFDVEVAIIAAYLSAFSPFQVYYSQETRMYVWVMLWAAVSVYAMLKILNSKFVIQNSKPELRIANFELRILNYELRIWILYIVATTAMLYTQYVGAFVVIAQNLAFAIWWVFAFRNSQFTIRHSLFAIRTWLIAQFFIGAFFLPWYLLAGGQLATWPSISEPLDLPTLLWRVLSVFSVGTTQDAATSGGIALAFGILFLVGWRRTHSAVVNWVTVSLILWTLVPVAVMYIVSLSRPAYNPKFLLLATPAFYILAARGLSLIYPGVFLHQRHVPSRSLLRWVAFVIAALAVAGPLTSLQTYFGDPRIARDDYRAVVQEVDAHARAGDGILIDAPGQIDVVRYYHRGDQQLYLLPRMRPPDTAATRADVDEMLAKSRRVFAIYYATEQSDPQNIIGARLAERAFEARDEWRGNIRLALYGSAPNPRAAAQSVNAQFGDEIVLTSYQLDQRVAHIGDVLTLTLNWRAHRTPTARYKVFAHLLDANNKVAAQRDAEPVNNLRLTTTWRAGENIADNIGIWLEPGMPPGEYRVEIGMYRADNGARLRVGDADHLILGTVKVQ, encoded by the coding sequence ATGCTTGCCCTTTTTTTGAAACACAAAAATCAATTCTGGCTTTACGTCGCGCTTCTCGTCGCGTTGGCGTTGCGCGCGTACCGGCTTGACGCGCAGAGTTTGTGGAACGACGAGGGGACGAGTGTTGCCTTGTCCGCGCTCTCCCTGGACGCGATCATTGCCGGCGCGGCGCGCGACATTCATCCGCCGTTGTACTATTTCCTGTTGCACTTTTGGATGCCGTTTGTAGGAAATACAGAATACGCAGTACGCTTTCTATCGGTCATTGCTGGAGTTGTGACCGTCGCACTCGTATTTCGCATCGCGTATTCCTTTTTCGATGTTGAGGTCGCGATCATCGCCGCGTATTTGTCCGCGTTCTCGCCGTTTCAAGTGTACTATTCGCAAGAAACGCGGATGTATGTGTGGGTGATGCTGTGGGCGGCAGTGTCGGTCTACGCAATGCTCAAGATTCTGAATTCTAAATTCGTAATTCAAAATTCAAAACCCGAATTGCGAATTGCGAATTTTGAATTACGAATTTTGAATTACGAATTACGAATCTGGATTCTCTACATTGTCGCGACAACAGCCATGCTCTACACTCAGTACGTCGGCGCGTTCGTCGTCATCGCGCAAAATCTCGCGTTTGCCATTTGGTGGGTTTTCGCATTTCGCAATTCGCAATTTACAATTCGCCATTCGCTATTCGCTATTCGCACTTGGCTCATCGCTCAATTTTTCATCGGCGCATTCTTCCTGCCCTGGTATTTGCTCGCCGGCGGGCAACTTGCCACGTGGCCCTCAATCAGCGAGCCGCTCGATTTGCCGACCTTGCTCTGGCGCGTGTTGAGCGTATTTAGCGTCGGCACGACCCAGGACGCGGCGACATCGGGTGGGATTGCGCTTGCGTTCGGGATTCTGTTTCTCGTCGGTTGGCGGAGAACGCATTCCGCGGTGGTTAACTGGGTTACGGTCTCACTAATCTTGTGGACGCTCGTGCCGGTCGCGGTAATGTACATCGTCTCGCTGTCACGCCCAGCGTACAATCCAAAATTCTTATTGCTCGCGACCCCGGCGTTCTACATTCTCGCCGCGCGCGGCTTGTCGCTGATTTACCCGGGTGTGTTTTTGCATCAACGCCACGTGCCGAGTCGTAGTCTACTGCGCTGGGTCGCGTTTGTGATTGCCGCGCTCGCCGTCGCCGGTCCGCTCACGTCGCTGCAAACATACTTTGGCGATCCGCGCATCGCCCGCGACGATTATCGCGCGGTCGTGCAAGAGGTTGACGCGCACGCGCGCGCGGGCGACGGCATTTTGATTGACGCGCCCGGTCAGATTGATGTCGTGCGCTATTATCATCGCGGCGACCAGCAACTGTACCTCTTGCCGCGTATGCGACCGCCCGATACCGCCGCGACGCGCGCGGATGTGGACGAAATGCTGGCGAAATCGCGACGCGTGTTCGCGATTTACTACGCGACCGAGCAGAGCGACCCACAAAACATCATCGGCGCGCGACTCGCGGAACGCGCGTTCGAAGCGCGCGATGAATGGCGCGGCAACATTCGGCTCGCGCTGTACGGCAGCGCGCCGAATCCGCGTGCGGCGGCGCAATCGGTGAACGCGCAATTCGGCGACGAGATCGTGCTGACGAGTTACCAACTCGATCAACGCGTCGCGCACATTGGCGATGTGCTGACGCTCACGTTGAACTGGCGCGCGCATCGAACGCCAACCGCGCGCTATAAGGTGTTCGCGCATCTGCTCGATGCAAACAACAAGGTCGCCGCGCAACGCGATGCGGAACCAGTCAACAACCTGCGTCTCACGACGACCTGGCGCGCGGGCGAAAACATCGCGGACAACATCGGCATCTGGCTCGAACCTGGGATGCCTCCCGGCGAGTATCGCGTCGAGATTGGAATGTATCGCGCGGACAATGGCGCGCGGTTGCGCGTCGGCGACGCCGATCATTTGATCTTGGGTACGGTGAAAGTGCAGTAG
- a CDS encoding tetratricopeptide repeat protein, producing the protein MPVDLYIGPKKRGAPWWQGCLLSLFIFIVGAYLVVLLLASRGVYVAEYVPLPESLQPSPTPSPTPTEAAVTRLQRADALFFDGQLDQAIVEYQAVIGLEPLNDAVYAKLVKPLLLTRRTDEAVQAARRAVQINEQRAENLTALAEALDWQGNFVEALDFALRATELNPNYSTGWAVVAEVYADLNRPDRALPAAQKAVQLDDNNADAHRNLGYAQEARGRYRDAIPAYQRAIQLRPKLGYLYISLARNYRIVNNFKDSIATLQQALKIAPKDPTVYDELGWTYSLSGDQARAIAQLKKAIEVDPNYEVPQGHLGHVYFLQQDWQSTVTTLEKAIALGGSRLEYYYKLGIAYVNLKDCGKGKQWVDKALSINSQDQAVQGALSWYEQHCEPTPTPRRK; encoded by the coding sequence ATGCCGGTTGATCTTTACATCGGTCCGAAAAAACGCGGCGCACCGTGGTGGCAAGGTTGTCTGCTCTCATTGTTCATCTTCATCGTCGGCGCGTATCTAGTTGTGTTGTTGCTCGCGTCGCGCGGCGTCTACGTCGCCGAGTATGTGCCTCTGCCGGAATCGTTGCAACCCAGTCCCACGCCCTCGCCCACGCCGACCGAAGCGGCGGTGACGCGTCTGCAACGCGCAGATGCGTTGTTTTTCGATGGACAATTGGACCAGGCGATTGTCGAGTATCAAGCGGTGATTGGGCTAGAGCCGCTCAACGATGCGGTGTACGCGAAACTCGTCAAGCCGTTGTTGTTGACGCGCCGCACCGACGAAGCGGTCCAAGCCGCGCGGCGCGCCGTGCAGATCAATGAACAGCGCGCCGAAAACTTGACCGCGCTCGCGGAGGCGCTCGATTGGCAAGGCAACTTTGTCGAGGCGCTCGACTTTGCGTTGCGCGCGACCGAGTTGAATCCGAACTATTCGACCGGGTGGGCGGTTGTCGCCGAAGTGTACGCCGACCTGAATCGTCCCGACCGCGCGTTGCCTGCCGCGCAAAAAGCGGTGCAATTGGACGACAACAACGCGGACGCGCATCGCAACCTGGGTTACGCGCAGGAGGCACGCGGACGTTATCGCGATGCGATCCCCGCGTATCAACGCGCGATTCAACTGCGTCCCAAACTCGGCTATCTCTACATTAGTCTCGCGCGCAACTATCGCATCGTCAACAATTTCAAGGATTCGATTGCGACGTTGCAACAAGCGTTGAAAATCGCGCCCAAAGACCCGACGGTGTACGACGAACTGGGTTGGACTTACTCGCTCTCCGGCGATCAGGCGCGCGCGATCGCGCAGTTGAAAAAAGCCATCGAAGTGGATCCGAATTACGAAGTGCCCCAAGGTCACCTGGGTCACGTTTATTTCTTGCAACAGGATTGGCAAAGCACGGTGACGACGCTCGAAAAAGCGATTGCGCTCGGAGGTTCGCGATTGGAGTATTATTACAAACTCGGCATTGCGTACGTCAACCTTAAGGATTGCGGCAAGGGCAAGCAGTGGGTTGACAAGGCATTGAGTATCAATTCGCAAGACCAAGCCGTGCAAGGCGCGCTGTCGTGGTACGAACAGCACTGCGAACCTACTCCGACTCCGCGTCGCAAGTGA